From Bacillus basilensis, a single genomic window includes:
- a CDS encoding Lrp/AsnC family transcriptional regulator: MESSVIKVLDDLDVQILDILQKESHVSNAELARRVNLSPAAMHARIKRLDGEGFIDKQVAILNQEKLGFDLLCFIFMSTNIHQSDKLEVLEKELEAMPEVLECHCLTGEYDYLLKVANRDRKELEQFIRKLNKLGITKIQTSLALREIKYSTVLPIRNEEPSID; the protein is encoded by the coding sequence ATGGAGTCGTCTGTTATTAAAGTGTTGGATGATTTAGATGTACAAATTTTAGATATATTGCAGAAGGAGTCACATGTAAGTAATGCAGAGCTTGCGCGACGCGTTAATTTATCACCGGCTGCGATGCATGCAAGAATAAAAAGATTAGATGGAGAAGGGTTCATTGATAAGCAAGTAGCCATTTTAAATCAAGAAAAGCTTGGTTTTGATTTGTTATGCTTCATTTTTATGAGTACAAATATTCATCAATCGGATAAACTTGAAGTGTTGGAAAAAGAATTAGAAGCGATGCCGGAAGTGTTAGAATGTCACTGTTTAACAGGGGAGTATGATTATTTATTAAAGGTTGCAAATCGTGATCGTAAAGAATTAGAGCAGTTTATTAGAAAGCTGAATAAGCTTGGTATTACAAAGATACAAACGAGTTTGGCACTTCGTGAAATTAAATATTCGACGGTATTGCCGATTCGAAATGAGGAACCAAGCATCGATTAG
- a CDS encoding N-acetyltransferase, translated as MKICNAVTSDVKGIYSLIEVYAKEGVVLPRSLLSLYQYLQCLYVMKEGENIVGVAGLHVLGEDLAEVRSLVVSHTYAGQGIGRMLVNHVMNEAAKIKVSRVISLTYETEFFQKCGFDFVNRDALPEKVWIDCRHCPKVDYCDEVAMIRYVG; from the coding sequence ATGAAAATCTGTAATGCGGTTACGAGTGATGTGAAAGGAATTTATAGTCTTATTGAAGTTTATGCAAAAGAAGGAGTGGTTTTACCACGTTCTCTTTTATCTCTCTATCAATATTTACAGTGTTTATATGTTATGAAAGAAGGAGAGAACATCGTTGGAGTTGCTGGTTTACATGTGTTAGGGGAGGACCTTGCAGAAGTCCGATCATTAGTCGTTTCGCATACATATGCAGGGCAAGGAATCGGACGTATGTTAGTGAATCATGTCATGAATGAAGCAGCGAAAATAAAAGTGAGTAGAGTTATTTCTTTAACCTATGAAACGGAATTTTTTCAAAAGTGCGGATTTGATTTTGTGAATAGAGATGCATTACCAGAGAAAGTATGGATTGATTGTAGACATTGTCCAAAAGTTGATTATTGTGATGAGGTGGCGATGATTCGGTATGTTGGGTGA
- a CDS encoding DMT family transporter: MPYFYVFLLLLTSLLWGGNFVVGKSLVDHASPMTLTNLRWMIAIVCLLPMVWFKEKKIIPPRAAILPLILMGISGVALFNIFQFLALEKTSATNVGLISTLNAISIALFSVLFLKEKVNTLQILSMILSFFGVILVLLKGDFSLLFSLHFNSGDLWMIGAVCIWGMYSVCSKWATKTTTPLMATLYSGIFGVILLLPFNIGSFTVSNINTSFITSLLYTGLISTVLCMVFWNIGVQKLGATTSGIFLNFNPIFTAILAFLFLGEELTWIQILGTIIVVTGCYLFSHFKTVVVQPTRALMRKHS, from the coding sequence ATGCCTTATTTTTATGTCTTTTTACTATTATTAACGAGCTTATTATGGGGCGGAAATTTCGTCGTTGGAAAATCGCTCGTTGATCATGCGTCGCCGATGACACTTACAAACTTAAGATGGATGATTGCCATCGTTTGTTTATTACCGATGGTTTGGTTTAAAGAGAAGAAAATCATTCCACCACGTGCTGCCATACTTCCTTTAATACTAATGGGGATTTCAGGGGTCGCTCTTTTTAACATTTTTCAATTTTTAGCACTAGAAAAAACATCTGCAACAAATGTAGGACTTATTTCTACATTGAACGCAATTTCAATTGCACTATTTTCAGTATTATTTCTAAAAGAAAAAGTAAATACACTTCAAATTCTATCCATGATTCTTTCATTCTTTGGGGTTATTCTTGTTCTATTAAAAGGTGATTTCTCACTATTATTTTCACTACATTTTAATAGCGGAGATTTATGGATGATTGGGGCAGTTTGTATTTGGGGAATGTATTCTGTTTGCAGTAAGTGGGCAACAAAAACAACTACACCACTTATGGCGACATTATATTCTGGTATTTTCGGCGTTATTTTATTACTGCCATTTAATATAGGGAGTTTCACTGTTTCAAATATAAATACTTCTTTCATCACATCACTTTTATATACTGGACTTATTTCAACAGTACTTTGTATGGTATTTTGGAATATTGGCGTACAAAAATTAGGAGCAACTACATCAGGGATTTTTCTAAACTTCAATCCGATTTTCACAGCTATTTTAGCATTCCTGTTCCTCGGAGAAGAATTAACTTGGATACAAATTTTAGGGACCATTATCGTTGTGACAGGATGTTATTTATTTTCCCATTTCAAAACTGTTGTTGTTCAGCCAACTAGAGCTTTAATGCGAAAACATTCTTAA